The Nitrospira sp. genome segment AGCCACCGCGTACTTTGCGAAGGCGCAGCTGCCCGGTACGCGCTGATGAGGACGCTGCGGCCCCACTATCCCCTGAGTCTGTGGTGTCGGGTACTGGAGGTGTCCCGAAGCGGGTACCATGCCTGGCAGAACCGCCGCCCCTCGAAGCGCGCCCAGGAGAACGCACGGCTGGAAGTGGCGATTCAGGCGGCCCATGTGCGCACCCGCCAGACCTATGGACCGGAACGCCTCCAGGCGGAATTGCGTGAGGATGGTTTTCCAGCCGGGATTGGGCGCATCAAGCGGCTGCGGAAGAAGTTGGGCTTACGCTGCACACAGGTGCGCCGGTTCACGATCACCACGGATTCGGCGCATCAATGGCCTGTGGCGGACAATCTCCTGGCTCAAACGTTCCCCGCAACGCGCCCGAATGAGACCTGGGTCACCGACATCACCTATGTCCCCACGGGAGAAGGGTGGTTGTATCTGGCCGGGCTCAAAGATCTGTATACGTGTGAGGTGGTCGGACATGCGATGGGAGCTCGGATGACGACGGACTTGGTGCGTCACGCCTTGGTGAGAGCAGTGTGGGGGAAACGCCCACGCCCAGGCTTGATTCACCACTCCGATCGCGGATCCCAATATTGTGCCCAGGACTATCAAGAGCAGTTGCGGCAGTTCGGCCTGACCCCGTCCATGAGTCGGAAGGGCAACTGCTATGACAACGCGCCGATGGAGAGCTTCTGGGGAACGCTCAAGAATGAGCTGATCCATCACCGGCGTTATGCCACGCGGGAGCAGGCCCGGCGGGAGATCACGGAGTACATCGAGCTCTTCTATAACCGTCAACGGCGGCATTCCCGGCTCGGGAATTGCTCGCCCGCTGCATTTGCCCAGCGATGGGCCCGTCAACAGCCGGCGGCATGAGGCTGCAATTCATGGCGTCCACTATTGACAACCGAGGTCAAGCTGGCGGGGAATCGCTATTACGCCTTCGCCGTGAGAACCGCCAAGCTCATAGTGGATACGGAGCAGGCCGTGACTGTTGATCGCACTGATTTCGCGAAGCCGGAGGAATGGGGGATTAAGTCCGCCGGCACTGATGATCAATATGCAGCGCCATTGTTGCAGGATTTTAGACCAGTGGCCTTGAAATCTGGCCTCCCACCCGACATGTAATAGGCTCTCGTGCTGGAGCCGTGGATTCGCACCGATCTCGACAGTTGAATCTTCAACTGTCCCTAGCTCCCGCACGTTCTGCTTGCCCTCTCAGCGCTCCACCCGCAGTGACCATCTTTCTCG includes the following:
- a CDS encoding IS3 family transposase (programmed frameshift); amino-acid sequence: MERVPRQKYTKEFREQAVQLVLEQDLTTLEAARRLAISDKTLGNWVCRARRGQLATLGESRRPVTELEAEVSRLKRDLAEARMERDILKKATAYFGEGAAARYALMRTLRPHYPLSLWCRVLEVSRSGYHAWQNRRPSKRAQENARLEVAIQAAHVRTRQTYGPERLQAELREDGFPAGIGRIKRLRKKLGLRCTQVRRFTITTDSAHQWPVADNLLAQTFPATRPNETWVTDITYVPTGEGWLYLAGLKDLYTCEVVGHAMGARMTTDLVRHALVRAVWGKRPRPGLIHHSDRGSQYCAQDYQEQLRQFGLTPSMSRKGNCYDNAPMESFWGTLKNELIHHRRYATREQARREITEYIELFYNRQRRHSRLGNCSPAAFAQRWARQQPAA